The genomic segment GACCAGAcgaactttatttatcccaggAGGAAATTCTAGTACATACAGAAGCAAGGACTGTAGAGCTCGGATGAAAGGCAGTACACAAGGTGCAAAGAAAGGCAGCTAAATGTAATGCACACCTGTGAAAGTCCTCCTCAAAACTGTATTTTTCCCTgttcaggtggggggggggcagtatgtCTAGCGCAATCGTGGAGCGGATCAGCACCCTGTCACTGAGCGTGCAGCAGCTTGGCCGACTGCCCCGCGTTCTGGATGCCCTGCCCTCCCTCCCCTCCCTGAGGGGCACCGTGCAGGCGTCCGATGTGCCTGCACTCTTCCGTGAGCCGTACATCCTGTCAGGCTACCGGCCCGCGGGCCAGGACTGGCACTGCTACCTCCTCAGCCTCTTCCAGTGGCACAACGAGTCGCTGAACGTGTGGACGCACCTTCTGGCCATTCTGCCGCTGCTGCTGCGCTGCTGGGTCTCCGCCGGCACCTGGGGCGTGGGGGCGGTGGCCCCGGATCCCGTCTCGCTGCCGCTGCTCCTCTTCGTGCTGTCAGCCATCTCCTACCTGCTGTTCAGCACCGCCGCCCACCTGCTGCAGTCACGCTCCGAGCTGGCGCACTACGCACTCTTCTTCCTGGACTACGTGGGCGTCGGCTTGCACCAGTATGGCTGTGCCCTGGCACACTATTTTTACAGCGCAGAGCCGGCCTGGCACCAGAGCATCGTGGGGGAGGTCTTCCTGCCCGCCACTGCCTTCCTTGCTTGGCTGTCTTGCAGCAGTTGCTGTTACGCCAAGCTCCGTTACCGCCGCCCGTACCCCTTGCAGAGGAAGATCATCCAGCTGATCCCTGCTGGCATGGAGTACCTGTTGGTCATCAGTCCAGTGATTCACCGCCTGGCCACGGGTTCCTGGAACGACCCGGCGCTGCCTTTCCATGCTCTCCAGGTCGTCTTCTTCATCCTGGCCGCCTTCTTCTACTCCTGCTCCCTGCCCGAGCGCCTCTTCCCGGGCCGCTGCGATATCGTGGGCCACGGCCACCAGATCTTCCACGTCTTCCTGGTGCTGTGCACGCTCTgccagcaggaggcgctgcTGGAGGACTTTGCTGCCCGCCGGGAGTCGGTGGTGCAGGTGCACGGCCAGGGCTACCTGCTTTTGGCCGCCGCCTCCTTCGGCGTGCTGATGCTGTGCAGTGCGGTGACCGCAGTGCTCATGTGCGCCGTGGTGCAGCGACGcttgcagtggaaacaggagtgaCATCGCCCTGCAAAGGAGGACATGCACAGATTTAGTTTCCAATGTGTTTATAGTAATTTATGGGCTTAATTTATAAGACTAGGGCTTAAATCACAGATCAGTATGTTTACCCCAATCTctgttattgttgttttattattattattattttattattattattattattattattattattatattatgaaTTTGATTTGCCGACATTTTCATTCCAGGTAGCTCACCAGCCCCAAAACCACAATGCACAGTGACACCCAAGACAGCCACGAACAGGCTTCAAGGAACCGGTGTAGCAGTGATGTCACATGCAGGCTTCTCATAGACACAAAGCCAAGGCCACAGGGGTCTGTCTGGGAATCTCATTACCGGGATCTTTTGATCCCGGGCTACCCTCAGTGGATTAGCCGGAAGAACATGCCAAATGCTAAGTTAGCAAAGCTCACAGTCCATAAACCTTTCTGAAGGTGGCTTCTTAATTAGACTCCATGCCTTCTCACAATGACCACTAGGACACGTAAGGCAGATATTGAATGGAGACTGTGCAGAGCGCCAGTGTTACACATAAGTGCACTTAGTGACGTCAAGGTGCGTCTAGCAGAGATGGCTGGAGCTCACCCTTGTGACAGTTTCAGTCTTTAAGAACGCCTCGCATCCTGTTCAGATCTGCACCAGCTCGTGACGCACTTTCTGCCGCGATAAGCTCCGTTTACTGTTCTAGTCACCTAACTGTTCCACCCTGACTCTGCACATTCCGTTCATTCTAGGCATCATCGAACCACTTCATTCTTTACTCTCTGAATCGAATCAGCACGCAGCGGGGAATACACTGCAATATGCTCCGGTTTTAATCTGTAGAGTCTCTGTTTGAGACTGGTACAGCAGTTGTACTGGtgcagtttttttaaaaatatatatcttttaaattgtatatttgtttttaaatgaatttctcACCAAACAGTCTGAATAAAGGCAACACAATGTATTTTAGTCTATGTATTAAATCTTCCAATGTTTaaatgcgatggactggccctgTACTGGTGCTGAGATATGAAGAAATGGTCCTTcatgctgcatttatgtgtgtcAGTTGTGTGCTGTTGTGCCTGTCGTGTGTTTAAATATAACTATTTAATTA from the Brienomyrus brachyistius isolate T26 chromosome 19, BBRACH_0.4, whole genome shotgun sequence genome contains:
- the paqr8 gene encoding membrane progestin receptor beta isoform X1, yielding MGGELGQSRTPAWVGCAVLPTGEVRPTSHSKAPGRGTRRYRWGGGSMSSAIVERISTLSLSVQQLGRLPRVLDALPSLPSLRGTVQASDVPALFREPYILSGYRPAGQDWHCYLLSLFQWHNESLNVWTHLLAILPLLLRCWVSAGTWGVGAVAPDPVSLPLLLFVLSAISYLLFSTAAHLLQSRSELAHYALFFLDYVGVGLHQYGCALAHYFYSAEPAWHQSIVGEVFLPATAFLAWLSCSSCCYAKLRYRRPYPLQRKIIQLIPAGMEYLLVISPVIHRLATGSWNDPALPFHALQVVFFILAAFFYSCSLPERLFPGRCDIVGHGHQIFHVFLVLCTLCQQEALLEDFAARRESVVQVHGQGYLLLAAASFGVLMLCSAVTAVLMCAVVQRRLQWKQE
- the paqr8 gene encoding membrane progestin receptor beta isoform X2; translation: MSSAIVERISTLSLSVQQLGRLPRVLDALPSLPSLRGTVQASDVPALFREPYILSGYRPAGQDWHCYLLSLFQWHNESLNVWTHLLAILPLLLRCWVSAGTWGVGAVAPDPVSLPLLLFVLSAISYLLFSTAAHLLQSRSELAHYALFFLDYVGVGLHQYGCALAHYFYSAEPAWHQSIVGEVFLPATAFLAWLSCSSCCYAKLRYRRPYPLQRKIIQLIPAGMEYLLVISPVIHRLATGSWNDPALPFHALQVVFFILAAFFYSCSLPERLFPGRCDIVGHGHQIFHVFLVLCTLCQQEALLEDFAARRESVVQVHGQGYLLLAAASFGVLMLCSAVTAVLMCAVVQRRLQWKQE